TCAGGCCGATCCAGTCGTCGCGGCGGTCATGGCTCAGTATGGGCGTGTCTTGGGCCGCCCCGATGACGTCGACCTTCGGCGCCGGTTGTTGACCCGGCTGGAGACCGCGAACGACCCTCGCCGGGAGCGGTACCTTCAGCTGCTCGCAGTGATCAACGGTTGGTCGGCCCCTGAAAACCTGGCACCGGTGTTCGTCTGGTTCATCCGGGCATTGCATGCCCGGATGCCGGGGTAGCGCTCCGGTCGCGACGCGGCGTGACCGGACCGGTTCACGTCACGCTGCCTTCGCCTGGTCGCGTTCGACCAGCAGGCCGTGCTGGAAGCGGGCTCCGGCGCGGACGAGCGCGACCAGGTGGGCGCCGTTGACCGCTCGCCAGCGAGCCTGGGCGGACTCGACAAGCTTGAACACCATCGCCAGCCCAGCGGCGCGGGATCCGGCGCCCTTGGTGACCTTGGTCCTCAGGCGCACGGTGGCGAAGGTCGACTCGATGCGGTTCGTCGTGCGCAGGTGGATCCAGTGCTCGGCGGGGTAGTCGTAGAAGGCCAGTAGCTCGTCCTGGTCGTCGGTGACCTTCGCGACGGCCTTGGGGAACTTCGCCTGCACCGAGCGCGAGGGCGAGCGATTACCGGAGTGGCTCGACGCCGTCCGGCAAGACGACCTGCCCACCCTCCATACCCTCGTCGCAGGCATCGACCGCGACCGGGACGCCGTCATCGTCGGCCTCACCCCGCCCTGGAGTTCCGGCGTGGTCGAAGGACACGTCAACCGGCCACTCCTGCCCGGAACTTCCACATGATTCCGTTGAGTATCGTCCGGTCATCGAGTCGAGGCCGACCCATCAAACGTCCTGGATAGCAACGGCCGTAGTGCTTTGCTCGGGCCGCCCAGACACCGGTGGAACGGGGATGGCCAGACCTGCAAAACAGTTCGGTCTATCCGGCTGAGAGAGACCAGTCCTCGGGGGAGCCACTCCCGCGATCGCACGTATGGGTTTCTTCGTATGATCCTTCCGCATGGCGTGGCCGGGGAAGGGCGGATGGAGTGGCGCGAAATGCTGATCGCGGACGGAGGAACGGGGCCGGTGAGGAGCGCGAGGGCTGCTGCGCGACCACGCTCGACGCTCTCACGCACCCGTGCTGCTGCGGGGGTGTGTGGACGCAGACGGCCTTGGTGCTCGCCGTTCTGCGCGCCTCGCCTACGGCCATCAATCACGGCGCTGATCCTGCCGCGCCTATTCCGGGTGAGAGGGTGGCCGCCGCGTTGTACCGGTCCGTACGCCACTATCGCGTCGCCGTCAGCCCGGCCAGGCCGGCGTGCTGCCCGTACACCCCGAGCTGCTCGACCTACGCGGTCCAGGCGCTCCACCGCCACGGGACCCTTCGCGGCGGCTGGCTGATCCTGGTGCGCCTGCTGCGCTGCCGCCCGGAGGTGGCCCGCCGCCGGGGCTTCCGGGACCCGGTGCCGCCTGGCCGCGGCTGACTCCGAGCCCTCGAACGCTCGTCCGGCCCGGTCCTGGCTCCTCGCGCTCTTCGGCAGTTTTGCCGCGTGTCTCCGGCCCGACTCCGTTGCATTGCCCAGCCGTTCACCGGACCGTCCGTCAAGTCCGCTCTGGTGGGCCCCTACTCGCCTTCCGCCAGGCGCGGCGGGGCCTGGCGCCATGTCTGGTCGTGCGCCCGCTGGGCTGTTCCTGCCGCGGCTGTAGTTCATTGCGTAACCGCCGCGTCCCGTGCCCCTACTTCTGCCGATCGTCCCGCGGTCGTCCGCTCGTGCACCGGTGCCGTCGCGGCTGCCTGCCCCGCCACCGCCTGGTCGTCGCCGATGTGGTGTTCGTCGGGCGGTCACCGTATGTCCCCGGGAGGTGGTCGCTGTGTGCCGGGTGAGGCGTTCGCCGTCGCTTTGCCGCCCGGCCGTTTCGGCCCGGACCTCGCCGCACGCGCGCTGGGCTGCCTGCTGGACTACGCCGCCCACCACGCCCGCACCACTGGCCAGATGCCCCCGACAATCTCGAACTCACCGCCGGAGCCATGAGCACCCGCGGAAAACACAAGGCCGTCGCCCTTACCATCGGCGTCCGCCAACCCGACCTGTACCGCCATGCCCCCGACTTCACAGTCGCCCGCTGCGCCGGACTGCTCGTCCTGTCCAGGGACGGACGGCCGTCACCGGCTGAAGCATGGCTGGGGTGGGGCCGAGCCGCCCCGGCTTCTCGCCGCCTTCGATCGCACCGAACTCCTGGCCGCCCTGCCCACGTGCCTGGCGCAAGCGAGCACCTGGTGCACACGCTCGTTGGAGACGGGACTTCCTCGGCGATACGGCCACCGCCTGGGCGATGGTCAGCGACGTTCCCGTCGGCGCGGCGGCCTCCCGCCTTCTGGAGGACCTGGCTCTGCTCCCCGCGTGCCGCCCGTGCCCAGTCTCCGACGCCGAAGCCGCTCTGTGGCGCACCGCGCTCGCCGCGGACCTCCCGGCGCCGGCCCGCCCATGACCCCGCACACGCTCGAACTCAGGCTTCGCCACATGGGCTTCCCCCCAGCGAGGACGCACGGCCGCCATCCGCCACCTCGTCCTTCAGGCCCCCGCACCCGTGATCGCCTGCACGCTTGGCTACCACGACGACACCACCGCCCAGCTCGCCGCCGAGGCAGGAGAAACCTGGCGGCACTATGCCCCCGGCGACCACTCACGGTGAACACGAGCCCGGGAGCGATCACCCTCCGGTTGCACGGATCTCGGCGCGCGTACGGGCTGCACGTGCGGCCTCGACGGCCACCCAATCCAGAAGCACATCTGCCAGATCAGAAAGGGATCGTCCTTCGCCGAGAAGGACGAAGCGGCAGTCGAGACGGTCTCCCGGATTGTGGGGGTTCAGGATGCCGCAGCGAAGACCCGTACGGTCGATCTGGCCGCCCAAGCAGGTGCTGATCATATTGCGCACGGGGTCTACCAGGCTCGTCCACACCAGCAGGCCGTCTGTCCATAGAACGTCGACGGGGAAGTCCACGCAAAAGTCTTCAGGTTCCGGCGCCCCCCTGGGCCAGCTCGTGACGCGGGCCGCCAGGTGCTCGACCACTGGCCGCCAGTCTTCGCCGAACTCCCAGTCCGTGAGGTACTCGTCGAACGTGCTCATCGGGCCAGTGAATCACCGTTGCGTCTGGACTCGCCTGCGCATGTCGACTCCACGCCGCCTATCTCGTTGAGGAGCGCGGACAGGTGAGTCGGGGCGGAACGGCCGACCTGCCCGACGGCAGGGGAAAGGGGTGCTCCAGGTGGGTGGGGTGCGAGGCGGCCGGATCGGTTCAGCTCTGCGACGACGTCACTTCAGTGGTCGTGCGCGCTGGCGGGACAGGCGTGTCGCGAACGCTGTGGGCGACGGTGCGCGTCGTCCCGTGCTTGCTGGTGACGGCCAGGGCGATCAGCGGCAGCAGGGTCAGGCATGCGAAGACGGCACCGATCAGGGCGGGTCCGGTCACACCGAGAGGGGAGGCGAGGGCCTGCCCGGCGAGCGCGGAACCGACGGCGATGCCGGTGTTGTACGCGGACGTGGTCAGCGCCGAGGCCAAGGTGGGGGCGTCGCCGGCCAAGCGGACGGCGAGGGCGGTGACGACCGGGTTGATCGTGAACCCGGCCAGGGCCATGAGGAAGATCAGGGCGATGGCGGCGGCCGGGGCGGTGGACAGCGGGATCAGCGCGAGCAGGATCAGCGCGGTCGCTGCGGCAGCCGGGATCGTGGTGGCCATCGGACGGCGGTCGCCGAACCGGCCGCCGATCGCGGTGCCGCCCAGCGCGCCGGCGCCGAACGCGATCAGCACCAGCGGCACGACACCGGCCGGGATGCCCGCACGGTCGGTCAGCAGGGGTGTGATGTAGGTGTAGACGGCCAGCACACCGCCCATGATCAGCACGGCCGAGGCCAGTGCCAGCCACAGGCGGCCCTGCCGCAGCGCCCGAATTTCGTCGCGTACGGAGACCTGGGCGCGTTGCTCCGTTCGGGGGATGAAGCGCCCGATCACGGCGGCGGCGAGGGCGGCGAGCGCGGCCAGGGACCAGAACAGTCCGCGCCAGCCGGTGACGTGACCGATGAGGGACCCAGCGGGGACGCCGACGACGTTGGCCAGGGTCAGGCCGCCCATCATCACGCTGACGGCCCGGGTGGCATTCGCGGGTCCGGCGGCGGTGGTGGCGATGACGAAGCCGACGGCCCAGAACGCGCCGGTGGCCAGCGCGGTGACGAAACGGGCGGCCAGGACGACGGTGAAGGAACTGGTGAGGGCTGCCACGACGTGCCCGGCAGCGAACACCGCCAGGGCGAGGACGAGGGTGAGGCGTTGGGGCAGGCGCAGGGTGGCCAGGGCCATGGTCGGACCGCCGACGATCATGCCGACGGCGAAGGCCGTGATCAGCAGTCCGGCGTGGGAGACGCTGGCGCCGAGGTCGGGGGCGATTTCCGGGAGGATCCCGGCGATGACGAACTCGGTGGTGCCCATCAGGAAGGTGCCAGCGGCAAGCACCCACACGACGAAGGGCAGCTTGCCCGGCGCGTGAGCGGCGGGAGCGGACATAGGGGGAATTACTCCTTGGGAAGGGGGACGGGGTCAGGAGGCGGGCTGGATGCGGACGCGGTCGGCGTCGGCCAGGCGCGCGATGTCGTCCCGTTCGGTGAGGCGGCCGAGGATGACCAGGCCCGGTGAGCGGTGGCCGTCGCGGTAGAAGAGGGCCAGGTTGCCCCACGGCGCGTAGAAGGCCAGGTCACCCGCCTTGGGGTCGGACGACGCCGGGGCGCCGTCGGTGCTCAGCTTGCGCGGCAGGTCGGTGACGCGCTCGGTTTCCTGGAAGTCGTCGAGATCGAGGGTGAGCGGCAGCAGCGCGGCGAAGTCCCGCGCGGTGGAGCTGTCGTTCAAGGCGGCGTCCACGCTGTGGCCGTCGATCATGAGGCGGATGCGCATGGCGCTGTTCTCCTCTGAGGGTTCGGTCGTCGGCCGATCCGTCGCGGACTGCTGCGGTGAACCCTGGGGCGGCGAGGCCGCAGGTGTGGTGTCCGGCGTAGCGCTGCACGCCGTCACAGTGAGCAGCAGCGCCGCGGCCGGGACCGCGTGAGCGATGGTGCGCAGGGCGGTGTGGGGCATGGCAGTCGGGCTCCGGCTCAGTCGGGCATCGGTTCGGCGTAGTGCCGAAAGCCGTCCCGGTCGGTGTGCAGGCTGTACAGCCGCTCGGCCAGCGCGCTCGGGCTGGAGTGCTCGGCGTCCGGGCTGATGGCTCCGGGCACGATGAGCTGGGCGGCGTGGATGTTCTCGTCGGCGAGCGCCTGGTGCAGCATCGCCGCGTACGCGCTCTCGCCGGCGAACGCGATCGAGGTGCCCGCACGGTCGGGGTGCGGGCGGACCGCGCTGCCGCCGTTGACGAACAGCAGCGTGCCGCGCCCCAGCGCCCGCATCCCGGGCAGGACCGTGTTCACGCAGTTCAGCGGGCCCTTGATGGAGAAGGCGAGCGGATCGTTCAGGTCGGCCGGGCTGGTTTCGAGGACCGGCTTCATGAAGTCGGCGCGGGGCACTGGGCTGAACTGCAGGACCTCCACCGGCCCCAGCTCCTCACCGGCCCGTCGCAGGGCGGTGCTGAGGGAGTCGGGGGCCAGGACGTCGGCGGTGTAGCCGCGGGCCTGGATGCTGTCTCGGTTCAGCTCGGCCACGAGAGGGTCGAGGTGTTCGGCGTTGCGCGACAGGAGAGCGACGGTGTGGCCGGCGGCGCCGAAGCGGCGGGCGCAGGCCAGGCCGAGGCCGGGACCGGCGCCGACGAGGGCGAAGGTCGTCATGAAGGTGCCTCCGGATGATCAGAACAGAGTGAGGGAGTGAGCGCGCGTCTGGGACGGTCGAGCTGTCCTGGTCAGGGCTTCAGGAGTGCCTTGATGGCGCGGCGCTCGTCCATCGCCCGGTAGCCCTCGGCGACCTCGTTGAGCGGCAGGGTGAGGTCGAAGACTTTGCCCGGGTCGATCCGGCCCGACTGGACGCGGTCGATGAGGTCGGGCAGGTAGCGGCGTACGGGAGCGGGACCGCCGCGCAGGCCGACGTGGGAGAAGAACAGCTCCTGGCCGTCGACCGCGACGTCGTGGGGGACGCCGACGAAGCCGACGTTCCCGCCGGGCCGGGCGGAGTGCAGAGCCTGGCGCATGGCCTGGGAGGTGCCGACGCACTCCAGCACACTGTCGGCGCCGATCCCGCCGGTCAGCTCCTTGATCCGCTCGACGCCCTCCTCGCCGCGCTCGGCGACGATGTCGGTGGCGCCGAACTCGCGGGCCAGCTGCTGCCGGGAGGCGTGGCGGGACATGGCGATGATGCGCTCGGCGCCCATCTCCTTGGCGGCGATCACCGCGCACAGGCCGACCGCGCCGTCACCGACCACCACGGCGGTCGAGCCGGGCTTCACCTCGGCCGCGTCCGCGGCCCACCAGCCGGTCCCCATGACGTCGGAGACCGCCAGCAGGCCCGGCCACAGCTCCTCGCCCGGCACGCCGTCGGTGGCGACCAGAGTGCCCTGGGCGTTGGGGATGCGGACGTAGTCGGCCTGGCAGGTTGACATGAATTCGCGGTGCAGGCAGTTGGACTGGAAGCCGTTCTTGCAGTGCGCGCAGGTGTTGTCCGAGGTGGCGAACGAACCGATCACGAACTGGCCCGGCCTGACCGCCGTGACCTCGGAGCCGACCTCCTCGACGAAGCCGACGTACTCATGGCCCATCGGATGCGGCTCGTCCGTCGGTTCGGCGCCGCGGTAGGGCCACAGATCCGAGCCGCACACACACGTCACGGCGGTGCGGATGATCGCGTCGGTCGGATTGAGGATCTTCGGGTCGTCCAGGGTCTCGAAGCGGATGTCGCCGGGGGCGTAGATCATTGCGCCGCGCATGAGAGGGGTTCCTTTGCAAGCCGAGGCGCCGTACCGAGTGAAAGCGGCCGTCGCCGAGTGCAGATCCGGTGGCTTTTCACCCTGCCGACCCACGGCTGGGCGAGAAGCACCACGTCATCCAGGTAACCCGCTCTCGGCGCGCGTAGCGAGGCACGGTCGAAGGGTGTACTGCCAGTACATCCCCTCCGCCGCGGGCGGGACGTACCGTCGAAGGCGTGGACAACCAAGCAGAGGTCCGCGAGTTCCTGACCTCGCGGCGCGCCAAGATCACTCCCGAGCAGGCGGGCCTGCCCTCCGGCAGTCGGCGACGGGTGCCAGGTCTGCGCAGGAGCGAAGTCGCCGCCCTGGCCGACATGAGCGTGGAGTACTACTCCAAACTCGAGCGCGGCAACCTCGCCGGCGCCTCCCCGGCCGTCCTGGAAGCCCTCGCCCGCGCCCTCCGGCTGGATGACGCCGAACGTGCTCACCTACTGAACCTCGCCCACGCGGCGGACGGCTCCGACGCCCTCACGCGCCCCCGGCGGCGTACCCCGCAGTGGAAGGCGCACCGCAGCCTGCAATGGGTCCTGGACGCCGTCACCGCTGGCCCGGCCTTCGTCCGCAACGGCCGCATGGACATCCTCGCCACGAACCACCTCGCCCGCGCCTTCTACGACGACGTCTACGCCACGCCCCACAACCAGGCCAACCTGGCACTCTTCAACTTCCTCGACTCCGCCTCCCGGCGCTTCTACCCCGACTGGGACCAGGCCGCCGACGTCGCCGTGTCGATCCTGCGCACCGAAGCCGGCCGCAACCCCCACGACAAGGGCCTGCACGACCTCGTCGGCGAGCTCTCCACCCGAAGCGACGACTTCCGCACCCGCTGGGGCGCCCACAACGTCCGCCACCACGGCACCGGAACCAAACGCTTCCACCACCAGGCCGTCGGCGAGCTGACCCTCGCCTACGAAGGACTGGAGATGGCCGCCGAACCCGGCCTGACCCTCACGATCTACACCGCCGAACCCGGCTCACCCTCCGAAGAGGGGTTGCGCCTCCTCGCGTCCTGGGCCGCCACCCGAGATGCCGACGCCACGGAGCCCTCCGCGTCGAGCTGAGCCTGACCCTCGACGAGCGCGTGCAGGCAGTTCGTCCTTCGTCAGCGAGGTTGGTCGTGTGCAGCCAGCTGTCTTGGGCCGGCTGGCTGGGATATCAGTGAGTCTGCTCGTGACGATGCCCTTCGGGGTCGTGTGTATCTCATGTAGTGGCGGATGCTGTCGTAGGTGACCAAGTAGTCGTGGTGGTCGAAGAGTTCTGTCCAGATCTGCCTCCGTTGAGCCTTCTGCTGATCATGTGCTCGATCAGCTCGGCGAGTTCGCCTGTGATGGGTCGGTCAGCGGACCGGTCTCAGTGGCGGTCAGACGTGGGATCTCCAGGGCCAGGCGGACGCCTCGATTGGACGACGAAGGACATCACCGTCGCCCGGCACCAGCTGCCGCCCAGCACCTACTGTCGAACGGCTGAACCTGCGATGGCCAAGACGTCGAGTGGTGGGGAGACCTGCTCCTTCAAGCAGCGCGCAGCCTTCCAACCACGCTGGCGCAGCCCACTTTTAACCACGTCCACTACTGGAACGTCCCGCTTGCCAGGAGGCAAGGCTGGTCCGAGTGGCGAGGGTGTCGGGGTGTTCGTTGCCGAGCGTCCGCGCGGATTCGGTTCTCAATCGTTCCCAATACGCAACCGCGGCTGCGATCAGTCCTGCATCGATACCGGTCGCCGCGGGGGTCGCCATCCGTCCTCGTGCGTATCTGCGGTGGGTGCACGGGTGTGCGAAGAATTGTGCAGGAGGCTTGTTACGGAGCTGTGGCCCGGTTGGTGTGGTGGCGCGCTGGGTGGCGTGCGGGATGGTCCGTCGGGCGGGCAACCGCTTTCCGTTGATGGTTCAACGGGTGGGTGTAGCTGTCAGTGAATGTCAGGGTCACGCCTATATGTGTTCAATGTGTTGTACATGTGCGGGTTACGTAAATGTCCGTAATTGGTAACACGGAGTCAGGCGTTCCCACGGGCCGGCGCCGACGGGTCAGAGTTTGGGTCCTCGGCACCGACAGGGAGCCGAGACCCGCACCGCACCCTGGCCCTTTATTGGCTGGTGGTGCACATGTTCTGAGGGGACATCACCTATGTCTGCTTGTTCCGCCCGCCGTCTGGCCGCTACCGTTCTCGCGGCCGGCGCCATCGTTTCCGCCGCCGCTCTGCCGGCCATGGCTCAGGATGGCGACAGGGACCGCCACCAGCGTCGCTCCGGCGTCGAGATCAGCGCCGTACAGGCCGACAGCCCCGGCCCCGAGAGCCGCTCGAACCGGTCACTGAACCGTGAGTGGATCGAAATCACCAACACCCACCGGCGCGCGGTCAACCTGGATGGCTGGACCCTGCGCGACGAGGACGGAAACCGCTACCGCTTCGACAACATCCGCCTCGCCGGCCGCGCAACCGTCCGCATCCACACCGGTATCGGCCGCGACACCCGCACCGACCTCTACCAGGACCGCCGCCACTACATGTGGGACAACCACTCCGACACCGCGACCCTGCGCGACGACCACCGCAACGTCGTGGACACCGAGTCCTGGCGCCGCGGCGGACACCACCACCACTGACCAAACCGCCCGCACCTGACCCCGGGCACCCGGCACGACGGGGGCGGCACGCCAATGGCGCGCCGCCCCTCGCCGCTGCACTCACCAAGGTGTTTCCGTGGAGGATGAGATCGTGATGAGGTCTTCGCGCACCGTTACCCGCCGAATGCCAGGGGACGGTTACAGGTCTGGCGGCACACCCACCGCCGGCAGCTCCTTGTCCTGGGGTCTCCCCGCACGGTCGGTCGCACTGATGGGGCTCGACAAATCTGGTTCTGTCCGCACTTCCGTGAACGATCTATCTCCGATCCTCACTCAGGGACTCGATGGGATCGCGGGATGATTGAGGATCCCGTGGCCGCGCTGCCAGAGGCTGAGTACCGACGCGCCTGGGACCGCTTCTACGAGGACTTCAACGTCCGGCCGAGTATGCGTTCGTTCAAGTGGCCGGCCATCAAGGAGCCCGTTGCGTCGCTCACCTGGAGCCTTTCTGCGCTTGACGACGATTCGGGTTACGACCGCCTGGACCGCCTGGTCTAGGTGGTCGAGCAGGGGCTGGCCTCCTGCGTTGGCCCGCAGGGCACGCTGCTCGCGCTCGACTGGCAGCACACGTCGTATCGCTTCGCACCCCAGGAGGCCGGTGGTCCTGGGTAGCCGGCTTGGCTCTGAGCCCGTACCCCGACGGGGATTACTGCATCTGCCTCTCGGAAGACTTCCGCTGCGGCAGTTTTGGTCACTCCTTGGGAAGAGTCCCTCTGCCTGTTCGGTGAGGAACTCCTCGACGCCGTATCGGCGGAGGTCCTGATTCGGGGGCGGGCGCGCCCACCTTTGGTGTCGCGGGTGTTCTCGGCCCGCGTCACCAGTGTCCGGATCATCGACCTGCACCCGCGCGCGCCGACGGCCCGCCCCGGCCAACCTTGGGGGCGGGCCGTCCCGCGTCGGAACCCTCTCCGTGCGTCGTGCCCGACCGGCCCTGCAAGGCCGCGCCGGTGCCGCGTGTCTCTCCCGCCCCACGCAGCCCGAGCCCAGCCGTCTCAGCACTGGAGGTGCGCTGACGGGCCGCCTGCTGCACAAGGAACTCCTCCGCGTGGCAGCGTCCTTGATAGACCGGGCCCGGCGACGACGGCCGTTATGCCGGGACAACCGCGCCGGTGACGCGCCGGACGCCGACCGATGACCCGGCCGGTGCCGCTCGGCCGTTCGCCGAGTGCGCGCATCAAACCCCCGGCCCGGGGCACGGGGGAGGGGTGGCCGCGTATCAGGCCCACACCTTGGGGAGGACATTGTGACGCCGTCCAGCACGCGCCAGGTCGTGAAGTCCGCGGCCCGTTCCGCGCAGAACGAGACGCTGACTGCCGCGGGGCGGGCGGGCTTTGTCGCTCGGGGCGTGGTGTATGTCCTGATAGGTGCCCTTGCCCTTCGAGTTGCGCTCGGCACCGGCGGTGAGTCGGCTGATCGGCAGGGCGCGCTGGCCCAAGTCGCGGAGCAGCCGTTCGGGAGAGTGATGCTGTGGGCGCTGGTGGTCGGCTTCGCGTCTATGGCGCTGTGGCGGGGTACTCGCGCCGTGCGCACCCGGGGACCCCGACGCAAGGCGGGTTCACGAGTCCTCGATGGTGGGCGGGCGGCCTTCTACGCCTTCGTCTGCTGGACCACGGCGGTGTATGCCGCCGGTGGCGGCCAGGGCTCCAGCGGCAACGAGCAGTCGCAGGACGGGACGGCATCTGCGCTCAAACTGTCGTACGGCCAGGTACTGGTGGGGTCTGCGGGCTGCCTCCTGATCGGCATCGGCGGGGTACTCGCCGTCCGGGCGGCTCTGAGCCGCTTCATGAAGCAGTTGGACACCGCCACCATGAGCCGTCGTACGAAGCAGGTCGTCACCGCTCTGGGTGTGGCTGGAGGCGTGGCGCGTGGTGTGGTGTTCGCCGCGGCCGGGATCTTCATCCTGGTGGCAGCCGTCCGCTTCGACCCGGCCGAGGCCAAGGGCGTGGACGCGACGCTCCGGAGCTTCACACAGACACCGGCGGGACCGTGGCTCCTGATCGCCGTCGCGATCGGGCTGATCCTCTTCGGCGTCTTCTCCTTCGCCTCGGCCCGCTGGCGCCGCCTGTAAATCCGCTCTGACAACCCGCCTGACGCCCCCAACCCCGGCCCTCGAACTCCCCGCCCACACGGCAGGAGTCGGGGGCTGCGTCATGTACGGATCGCCAGGGATCTCGTGGTGGAACACCCTCAGCTGCGTGCTTGTTGCGAGAGGATGGGGTGTGATCCGCCACGACCCTGAGATACAGGCTCTGCTCCGCCGCTATTTTGCCCCGCGCGCCGCTACCTGAAGCTTGGCGGAGCGGTACTTCGTATGTCGCGCGAGGAGTACGAGCCGCTCGTTCATGCCCTGGCCGCTGATGCGAATGCTGCCCCGACGCCGAGCTCACCATCCTCTTCGAAGGCAGCTGGCGCGAGCGGCGGACCGCGGCATGGCTCGCCGCCGCCTCGCGCCGTGACCACTTTCGCAGGAGGGCGGCCTGTGGCCGCAGTGGTTCCAGGACGACCCCACCTGCACGGCGACGACGGCATCTCCACATACCTGGGCGGCATTCGCCTCGCTTGCGCCGTCATCGACGAATGCGCCGACATCTGGCCCCATTGTGTTCACTTCGAATGCTCTGGCTCAACGTCTGTGACGTGGCCACCCACCCTCACGCCAGTAGGACGCGCTTGCGGAGAAGTTGGAAGCCTGCCCGCCCGAACATCTGGCGCTTGTGTATCTAGATCCGGTTGACATGCCCTTCGACCACACCAGAGCGGTTCGGGCAGTGGGAAACGGTGTATAAACGACATCGTCGCTGGTCAGCCGATGGAGCGGGGCCCCAGACTGCTGTGGGGATCCACCCTGACGAGAGAATCAGCTTGTCCAGGTCTTGATCTGAGCGGCGACCTCACGCACCGGGAGCCCATCCCGGGCGGCGCGGGCAAGGCGGAGAACGGTGTCCAGGCCAGGGCTCACGGGCAGGCCGCACGCCGACAGGTAGGCCGCGGTCACTGTGGCCGCGAAGAGGAGGTTGCGCATCTCGAGGCTCGGGTTTCTCGCCAACTCGCACAACACGGTGGCGCGATCACCGCCAGGTGGTCAACGGCATCCTGCACCGGGTGCGGACGGGTTGCAGTGGGGTGACCTGCCTGAACGCTACGGGCGTGGAAGACCGTCCATGAGCGCCATCGGCCCTGGTCGGCCGACGGAACCTGGGAACGGTTGCTCCAGCAGGTGCAGGCCCAGGCCGATGTCGCCGGTGGGATCGACTGGGACCTCTCGCTTGACTCCACCTCGATCCGTGCCCACCAGCATGCGGCCGGAGCCCGGAAGGCCCACCACCCGCCGCGTCAAAAGGGGCGGTGGCTATGACACACCAGAGCGAAAGGCCATGGGAGAGACTGTGCGCCCGCCTGGTGGAGGTGGTGAGGAGGTGAGGCGCTCGGTTGCTCGTGCGGTTGTGGTCATTTGGCTGGTTCCCGTTTCTGGGAGGGCTTTCTGAACCGGTATGACCGATTTCCGGTGTTGGTTTGTGTCAGGCGCCGTTCTGGTGGTCAGGTGGTCCTTCGGTGGCTTCTGCAGTGTCCCGAGGTCAGAGGGGGCGGGCGGGGGCGGTGGATCAGAGGGGCTGACTCAGGAACGTGGTACGGATCGAGCGATTGACGGACCTGAAGCCCGTTCACCAGCGTCAGGCGGCCGTCCTGGCCCTGTGGCGGTGGCGGGCGCCGATGCTCGCGTTCGAATTGGATGCAGAGTGGGGCGTCGAGCAGTCCGTGCTGGAGTCGCTGTTCCGACTGGCAGCATCG
The Streptomyces sp. NBC_00234 DNA segment above includes these coding regions:
- a CDS encoding MFS transporter: MSAPAAHAPGKLPFVVWVLAAGTFLMGTTEFVIAGILPEIAPDLGASVSHAGLLITAFAVGMIVGGPTMALATLRLPQRLTLVLALAVFAAGHVVAALTSSFTVVLAARFVTALATGAFWAVGFVIATTAAGPANATRAVSVMMGGLTLANVVGVPAGSLIGHVTGWRGLFWSLAALAALAAAVIGRFIPRTEQRAQVSVRDEIRALRQGRLWLALASAVLIMGGVLAVYTYITPLLTDRAGIPAGVVPLVLIAFGAGALGGTAIGGRFGDRRPMATTIPAAAATALILLALIPLSTAPAAAIALIFLMALAGFTINPVVTALAVRLAGDAPTLASALTTSAYNTGIAVGSALAGQALASPLGVTGPALIGAVFACLTLLPLIALAVTSKHGTTRTVAHSVRDTPVPPARTTTEVTSSQS
- a CDS encoding SDR family NAD(P)-dependent oxidoreductase; its protein translation is MTTFALVGAGPGLGLACARRFGAAGHTVALLSRNAEHLDPLVAELNRDSIQARGYTADVLAPDSLSTALRRAGEELGPVEVLQFSPVPRADFMKPVLETSPADLNDPLAFSIKGPLNCVNTVLPGMRALGRGTLLFVNGGSAVRPHPDRAGTSIAFAGESAYAAMLHQALADENIHAAQLIVPGAISPDAEHSSPSALAERLYSLHTDRDGFRHYAEPMPD
- a CDS encoding helix-turn-helix transcriptional regulator, translated to MDNQAEVREFLTSRRAKITPEQAGLPSGSRRRVPGLRRSEVAALADMSVEYYSKLERGNLAGASPAVLEALARALRLDDAERAHLLNLAHAADGSDALTRPRRRTPQWKAHRSLQWVLDAVTAGPAFVRNGRMDILATNHLARAFYDDVYATPHNQANLALFNFLDSASRRFYPDWDQAADVAVSILRTEAGRNPHDKGLHDLVGELSTRSDDFRTRWGAHNVRHHGTGTKRFHHQAVGELTLAYEGLEMAAEPGLTLTIYTAEPGSPSEEGLRLLASWAATRDADATEPSASS
- the yidD gene encoding membrane protein insertion efficiency factor YidD, which translates into the protein MAAALYRSVRHYRVAVSPARPACCPYTPSCSTYAVQALHRHGTLRGGWLILVRLLRCRPEVARRRGFRDPVPPGRG
- a CDS encoding cyclophilin-like fold protein — protein: MPHTALRTIAHAVPAAALLLTVTACSATPDTTPAASPPQGSPQQSATDRPTTEPSEENSAMRIRLMIDGHSVDAALNDSSTARDFAALLPLTLDLDDFQETERVTDLPRKLSTDGAPASSDPKAGDLAFYAPWGNLALFYRDGHRSPGLVILGRLTERDDIARLADADRVRIQPAS
- a CDS encoding lamin tail domain-containing protein: MSACSARRLAATVLAAGAIVSAAALPAMAQDGDRDRHQRRSGVEISAVQADSPGPESRSNRSLNREWIEITNTHRRAVNLDGWTLRDEDGNRYRFDNIRLAGRATVRIHTGIGRDTRTDLYQDRRHYMWDNHSDTATLRDDHRNVVDTESWRRGGHHHH
- a CDS encoding zinc-dependent alcohol dehydrogenase family protein translates to MRGAMIYAPGDIRFETLDDPKILNPTDAIIRTAVTCVCGSDLWPYRGAEPTDEPHPMGHEYVGFVEEVGSEVTAVRPGQFVIGSFATSDNTCAHCKNGFQSNCLHREFMSTCQADYVRIPNAQGTLVATDGVPGEELWPGLLAVSDVMGTGWWAADAAEVKPGSTAVVVGDGAVGLCAVIAAKEMGAERIIAMSRHASRQQLAREFGATDIVAERGEEGVERIKELTGGIGADSVLECVGTSQAMRQALHSARPGGNVGFVGVPHDVAVDGQELFFSHVGLRGGPAPVRRYLPDLIDRVQSGRIDPGKVFDLTLPLNEVAEGYRAMDERRAIKALLKP
- a CDS encoding DUF1206 domain-containing protein; its protein translation is MVTPSSTRQVVKSAARSAQNETLTAAGRAGFVARGVVYVLIGALALRVALGTGGESADRQGALAQVAEQPFGRVMLWALVVGFASMALWRGTRAVRTRGPRRKAGSRVLDGGRAAFYAFVCWTTAVYAAGGGQGSSGNEQSQDGTASALKLSYGQVLVGSAGCLLIGIGGVLAVRAALSRFMKQLDTATMSRRTKQVVTALGVAGGVARGVVFAAAGIFILVAAVRFDPAEAKGVDATLRSFTQTPAGPWLLIAVAIGLILFGVFSFASARWRRL
- a CDS encoding DUF2716 domain-containing protein encodes the protein MALSPYPDGDYCICLSEDFRCGSFGHSLGRVPLPVR